From Methylomonas sp. EFPC3, a single genomic window includes:
- a CDS encoding F0F1 ATP synthase subunit delta, with product MAEISTLARPYAQAAFKRAKEANAAQNWSDSLTFLALLVQDETLAGIVANPRVNKQNTAQLVLDICQDQIHDEAKNLLKVLIENDKLPLLPQISVMFEQYRADDEGYVNVELQSAYPLTKTEQGKYVAMLEKFLHKKVNASVSVDKSLIGGILAKAGDKVIDGSVRGQLHQLAKRL from the coding sequence ATGGCTGAAATATCGACATTAGCAAGACCTTATGCTCAGGCCGCTTTCAAGCGGGCCAAAGAAGCCAATGCTGCCCAAAACTGGTCCGATTCTTTGACGTTTTTGGCTTTGCTGGTTCAGGACGAAACTTTGGCTGGAATCGTCGCTAACCCCAGAGTCAACAAACAGAATACAGCACAGTTGGTCCTGGATATTTGCCAGGATCAAATTCACGATGAAGCCAAGAATCTTCTCAAGGTGTTGATCGAGAACGACAAATTGCCTTTGTTGCCTCAGATTTCGGTAATGTTCGAACAGTATAGGGCCGACGACGAAGGTTATGTCAATGTCGAGCTGCAAAGCGCATACCCGTTGACAAAAACCGAGCAAGGCAAGTACGTCGCCATGCTCGAGAAGTTTTTGCATAAAAAAGTCAACGCGTCAGTGTCTGTCGACAAATCGTTAATTGGAGGCATTCTCGCCAAAGCCGGCGACAAAGTCATCGACGGTTCCGTCAGAGGTCAGCTTCATCAATTAGCTAAAAGACTTTAA
- a CDS encoding F0F1 ATP synthase subunit B, translating into MSINATLIGQMITFTLLVWFTMKYVWPPIIAALEERKTKIAEGLAAAEKGQEEIKLAEKKAKSVLKEAKEQSAEIVSAAQKRANQLVEEAKEQAKKEGERLLEAAKAQIEQEMLHAKESLRKEVSSLALRAAEQILKEEIDKAKHQDIISKAAEQLG; encoded by the coding sequence ATGAGTATCAATGCTACTCTGATCGGGCAGATGATCACTTTCACGCTTCTGGTGTGGTTCACCATGAAGTATGTCTGGCCGCCGATCATTGCTGCTCTGGAAGAGCGCAAAACCAAAATTGCGGAAGGTTTGGCTGCGGCTGAGAAGGGTCAGGAAGAAATTAAACTGGCTGAAAAGAAAGCTAAAAGCGTTTTGAAGGAAGCCAAGGAGCAGTCGGCCGAGATCGTCAGCGCCGCGCAAAAGCGCGCCAACCAATTAGTTGAAGAAGCCAAGGAACAAGCCAAGAAAGAAGGCGAGCGCTTGTTGGAAGCCGCGAAGGCTCAAATCGAACAGGAAATGTTGCACGCCAAGGAAAGTTTGCGTAAAGAAGTTTCCTCTTTGGCTTTGCGTGCCGCCGAGCAGATTTTGAAAGAAGAAATCGACAAGGCCAAGCACCAAGACATTATCAGTAAAGCGGCGGAACAATTGGGTTAA
- the atpE gene encoding F0F1 ATP synthase subunit C has protein sequence MELASLIANVQGFTVIAVGIILGLGAIGTAIGFGLLGGKFLEGAARQPELVPMLQVKMFIIAGLLDAVTMIGVGLALMLTFANPFLSAVQSVAG, from the coding sequence ATGGAACTCGCATCATTAATCGCCAACGTTCAAGGCTTCACCGTTATTGCCGTCGGTATCATTCTGGGTTTGGGCGCGATCGGTACTGCTATCGGTTTCGGCCTGTTGGGCGGTAAATTCCTGGAAGGTGCAGCCCGCCAACCTGAGCTGGTGCCAATGCTGCAAGTGAAAATGTTCATCATCGCCGGTTTGCTTGACGCGGTAACCATGATCGGTGTGGGTTTGGCTCTGATGCTGACTTTCGCAAACCCGTTCCTTTCTGCCGTTCAATCCGTTGCAGGTTAA
- the atpB gene encoding F0F1 ATP synthase subunit A, with the protein MASEGGATGYIVHHLTPLAVGEGFWKLHLDTLFFSVFLGGLFILFFKSVAERATSGVPGLAQNIAEMLVEFVDTQVKDSFHGRSALIAPLALTIFCWVFLWNAMDMLPVDLLPMIGSLMGMEYMRVVPSTDLNGTFALSISVFFLIFFYSIKVKGLAGFAHEMTCTPFGPKMMPFNLLLKTVEELAKPISLGLRLFGNLYAGELVFILIALLPPIVQPVLGFPWAVFHILVITLQAFIFMVLTIVYLSLACEDH; encoded by the coding sequence ATGGCTAGTGAAGGCGGCGCAACCGGTTACATAGTCCACCACTTAACTCCGTTGGCGGTTGGTGAGGGATTTTGGAAATTGCATCTGGATACCTTGTTTTTTTCCGTGTTTTTGGGCGGATTGTTCATTTTGTTTTTTAAATCGGTTGCCGAACGGGCAACCTCCGGTGTTCCGGGGTTGGCGCAAAACATCGCCGAAATGCTGGTCGAATTTGTAGATACCCAGGTTAAAGACAGTTTTCACGGCCGTAGTGCGTTGATTGCACCGTTGGCACTGACTATCTTCTGCTGGGTATTCCTGTGGAATGCGATGGATATGCTGCCGGTGGATTTGCTGCCGATGATCGGTAGCCTGATGGGCATGGAATATATGCGGGTCGTGCCCAGTACCGATTTGAACGGCACCTTCGCCTTGTCTATCAGCGTATTTTTCCTGATTTTCTTTTACAGCATTAAAGTCAAAGGCTTGGCCGGTTTTGCCCACGAAATGACTTGCACTCCGTTCGGTCCGAAAATGATGCCGTTCAATCTGCTGTTGAAAACCGTCGAAGAGTTGGCTAAACCGATCTCGCTGGGTTTGCGGCTATTCGGTAACCTGTATGCTGGCGAGTTGGTATTCATCCTGATCGCATTGTTGCCCCCGATCGTGCAGCCTGTGTTGGGCTTCCCCTGGGCCGTATTCCACATTCTGGTGATCACTTTGCAGGCTTTTATATTCATGGTTTTGACCATCGTTTACCTGAGTCTGGCCTGCGAAGACCACTAA
- a CDS encoding ATP synthase subunit I has product MTVENSFSTVRRVLYTQVLMATVVASGFLLIGGWKSAISPLLGGGVALIPNLYFAYKVYLARYQEAPGILKAFYTGETVKLLLTAALFAMVLQIPWVNFLTLLVGYIAVLSVFWFALFYWRG; this is encoded by the coding sequence ATGACAGTGGAAAATTCGTTTTCAACTGTCAGACGGGTGTTGTACACGCAGGTCCTGATGGCTACGGTAGTGGCGTCGGGATTTTTATTGATTGGCGGCTGGAAATCCGCGATATCGCCACTGCTAGGTGGTGGTGTGGCCTTGATTCCAAACCTTTACTTTGCGTACAAAGTTTATCTTGCCAGATATCAGGAAGCACCCGGCATCTTAAAGGCTTTTTATACCGGCGAAACGGTCAAGTTATTGCTCACAGCAGCATTGTTCGCGATGGTATTGCAGATCCCTTGGGTTAATTTTTTAACACTGCTGGTTGGCTATATCGCAGTGTTGTCGGTTTTTTGGTTCGCGCTTTTCTATTGGCGCGGTTAG
- a CDS encoding ParB/RepB/Spo0J family partition protein, giving the protein MNPKKRGLGRGLSELLGDVSAPAPEKTHDTQKLPIEFLQRGKYQPRKDMDPEKLKELSDSIAAQGIIQPIVVRKIAGEKYEIIAGERRWRAAQLAELAEVPVLVKDIDDRSVMAIALIENIQREDLNALEEAEALHRLQDEFELTHQQVAEAVGKSRTTVTNLLRLLELAGEVKTMLGKGLLEMGHARALLGLDESKQVEIAHKAVKQSLSVRAVEKLVREMHDEKPAAQAKRIDPDTLRLQRELSERTGAKVEINHQAGGKGKLIINYTSLEELEGIIGKIH; this is encoded by the coding sequence ATGAATCCGAAAAAACGCGGTTTGGGTCGAGGTTTGAGCGAGTTGCTCGGCGATGTTTCGGCCCCGGCTCCGGAAAAAACCCACGACACCCAAAAGTTGCCGATCGAATTTCTGCAACGCGGCAAGTACCAGCCGCGTAAGGATATGGATCCGGAAAAGCTGAAAGAGCTGTCTGATTCGATTGCTGCGCAAGGCATCATTCAACCGATTGTCGTGCGCAAAATCGCCGGCGAGAAATACGAAATCATCGCCGGCGAGCGGCGTTGGCGCGCCGCGCAGTTGGCCGAGCTGGCCGAAGTGCCGGTGCTGGTGAAAGACATCGACGACCGTTCGGTAATGGCGATCGCTTTGATCGAAAACATCCAACGCGAGGATTTGAATGCGCTGGAAGAGGCCGAAGCCTTGCACCGCTTGCAGGACGAATTCGAGCTGACGCATCAACAGGTCGCCGAAGCGGTCGGCAAGTCGCGCACCACGGTAACTAATTTACTGCGCTTGTTGGAATTGGCCGGCGAAGTCAAAACCATGCTGGGCAAAGGCTTGCTGGAAATGGGTCATGCTCGCGCCTTGCTGGGTTTGGACGAATCGAAACAGGTCGAGATTGCTCATAAAGCAGTCAAGCAAAGCTTGAGCGTGCGAGCGGTGGAAAAGCTGGTGCGTGAGATGCACGATGAAAAGCCGGCGGCTCAGGCGAAGAGAATCGACCCCGATACCTTGCGTTTGCAGCGCGAGCTGTCGGAACGCACCGGCGCCAAGGTCGAGATCAATCATCAGGCCGGCGGCAAGGGCAAGTTGATCATCAATTACACCAGCCTGGAAGAGTTGGAAGGTATCATTGGGAAAATTCACTGA
- a CDS encoding ParA family protein has translation MAKIIAITNQKGGVGKTTTSVNLAAALAATKRKILLIDLDPQGNAAMGCGVNKDELEYSSCELLLEEVPVSGIIVKNKDLGFDLIPGNADLTAAEVQLMTAQHRERRLADALLPVKDQYDYILIDCPPSLNMLTLNAMVAAHSVLIPMQCEYYSLEGLSSLMSTLRNIRDTVNPGLHLEGILRTMVDSRSRLGKDVSDQLIEYFGDKVFRTTIPRNIRLAEAPSHGVPVLAYDKASRGAVAYIALAGELIRKHKAAK, from the coding sequence ATGGCTAAGATAATCGCGATCACCAACCAAAAAGGCGGTGTCGGCAAGACTACCACCAGCGTCAATCTGGCGGCGGCGTTGGCGGCGACCAAGCGCAAGATTCTGTTGATCGATCTTGATCCGCAGGGCAATGCCGCGATGGGCTGCGGCGTCAACAAGGACGAGCTGGAATATTCCAGTTGCGAGTTGTTGCTGGAAGAGGTGCCGGTCTCAGGCATCATCGTCAAGAACAAGGATTTGGGGTTCGACTTGATTCCGGGTAATGCCGATCTGACTGCCGCCGAAGTGCAATTGATGACGGCTCAGCATCGGGAGCGACGTCTGGCCGATGCCTTGTTGCCGGTCAAGGATCAGTACGATTACATTTTGATCGACTGTCCGCCGTCGTTGAACATGCTGACGCTGAACGCCATGGTCGCCGCCCACAGCGTTTTGATTCCGATGCAATGCGAGTATTACTCTTTGGAAGGCTTGTCGTCGTTGATGTCGACCCTGCGCAATATTCGCGATACCGTGAATCCGGGTTTGCATTTGGAAGGCATACTCAGAACGATGGTCGATAGCCGGAGCCGGTTGGGCAAGGACGTGTCTGACCAATTGATCGAATATTTCGGCGACAAAGTGTTCCGGACCACGATTCCCCGGAATATCCGCTTGGCCGAGGCACCCAGCCACGGTGTGCCGGTCTTGGCTTACGATAAAGCGTCGCGCGGTGCGGTCGCCTATATCGCGCTGGCCGGCGAATTGATCCGCAAACACAAAGCAGCCAAATGA
- the rsmG gene encoding 16S rRNA (guanine(527)-N(7))-methyltransferase RsmG has protein sequence MQACREKLQQGLAALALNLSAEQIESLLKFVQLIAKWNKAYNLTAVREPLEMVGLHILDSLAVLPHIKPSRIADIGTGAGLPGIPLAICRPECKFVLVDSNSKKTRFVQQAVLELKLSNVEVVHSRVEQFQPAELFDMVLMRAFASMPDIVKMTGHLLVDDGVLLAMKGQQPVEELAGIDAEYQVIPLAVPGIDAERCLIRIERLKHG, from the coding sequence ATGCAAGCCTGTCGGGAAAAATTGCAGCAGGGCCTTGCGGCCTTGGCGTTGAATTTGTCTGCCGAGCAAATCGAATCGTTGCTCAAGTTTGTACAGCTGATTGCAAAATGGAACAAAGCCTATAACCTGACCGCCGTGCGCGAACCGCTGGAAATGGTCGGTTTGCATATTCTGGATAGTCTGGCCGTATTGCCGCATATCAAACCGTCCCGAATCGCCGACATCGGTACCGGTGCCGGTTTGCCCGGCATACCATTGGCGATTTGCCGCCCCGAATGCAAGTTCGTGCTGGTCGATTCCAATTCCAAGAAAACCCGTTTCGTGCAGCAGGCTGTGCTGGAATTGAAGCTGAGCAATGTCGAAGTGGTGCATAGCCGGGTCGAGCAGTTCCAACCTGCCGAATTGTTTGACATGGTGTTGATGCGGGCTTTCGCCTCAATGCCGGACATCGTTAAAATGACCGGTCATTTATTGGTCGACGACGGCGTGCTATTGGCGATGAAAGGCCAGCAGCCTGTCGAAGAGTTAGCCGGAATAGACGCCGAATACCAAGTGATCCCGTTGGCGGTGCCTGGCATAGATGCCGAGCGTTGTCTGATTCGCATAGAGAGACTCAAGCATGGCTAA
- the mnmG gene encoding tRNA uridine-5-carboxymethylaminomethyl(34) synthesis enzyme MnmG, with protein MKFQKDFDVIVVGGGHAGTEAALAAARTGAQTLLLTQNIETLGQMSCNPAIGGIGKGHLVKEVDALGGIMAKAIDLGGIQFRILNASKGPAVRATRAQADRMLYKQAVRSALENQPNLALFQQTVSDLIVQGDRVTGVKTQMGLEFNAKAVVLTAGTFLAGRIHIGLENYSGGRAGDAASIALAERLRELPFRIGRLKTGTPARIDGRTIDYSKLQEQHGDTPVPVFSFMGNRQQHPRQICCHITRTNQETHDIIRSGLDRSPMYSGIIEGVGPRYCPSIEDKVVRFADRDSHQIFVEPEGLNTNEVYPNGISTSLPFDIQYRFIRTMLGFENAEIVRPGYAIEYDFFDPRDLKTSLETKHMNALFFAGQINGTTGYEEAAAQGLIAGLNAARLAKGLESWCPGREEAYIGVMIDDLITRGTAEPYRMFTSRAEYRLQLREDNADLRLTEQGRELGLVDDERWHRFEEKREAIANLQGKLAKKWIRAESDEAALAEQYWGKKLFKEASLMDMLRRPEVDIENLLTFSDETEVDEQVAEQVAIQAKYAGYIDRQQTEISRTQRYEHLKLPENVDYSLVSGLSNEVSEKLKKQRPETLGQASRIPGITPAAISLLLVHLKKKSA; from the coding sequence GTGAAATTCCAGAAAGACTTTGACGTGATCGTGGTCGGCGGCGGCCATGCCGGCACCGAGGCGGCGCTGGCGGCGGCGCGTACCGGTGCACAAACGCTGTTGCTGACCCAAAACATCGAAACGTTGGGGCAGATGAGTTGCAACCCGGCGATCGGCGGCATCGGCAAGGGCCACTTGGTCAAGGAAGTCGATGCGTTGGGCGGCATCATGGCCAAGGCCATCGATTTGGGCGGTATCCAGTTCCGGATTTTGAACGCCAGTAAAGGCCCGGCGGTGCGGGCAACTCGGGCCCAGGCCGACCGTATGCTTTACAAACAAGCGGTGCGCAGCGCGTTGGAAAATCAGCCCAATCTGGCGCTGTTTCAACAAACCGTATCCGATTTGATCGTGCAAGGCGACCGCGTTACCGGCGTCAAAACCCAGATGGGTTTGGAATTTAACGCCAAGGCCGTGGTGTTGACCGCCGGCACCTTCTTGGCCGGCCGTATCCATATCGGCCTGGAAAATTACAGCGGCGGTCGCGCCGGCGATGCGGCTTCGATTGCATTGGCGGAGCGCCTGCGCGAATTGCCGTTCCGGATCGGCCGTTTGAAAACCGGTACCCCGGCCCGCATCGACGGCCGCACCATCGATTACAGCAAGTTGCAGGAACAGCATGGCGATACGCCAGTGCCGGTATTTTCGTTCATGGGCAATCGCCAGCAGCACCCGCGCCAGATTTGTTGCCATATCACGCGGACCAATCAGGAAACCCACGACATCATTCGCTCCGGCTTGGATCGCTCGCCGATGTATTCCGGCATCATCGAAGGCGTCGGTCCGCGTTACTGCCCGTCGATCGAAGACAAAGTAGTGCGGTTTGCCGACCGTGATTCGCACCAGATTTTCGTCGAACCGGAAGGCTTGAATACCAACGAAGTCTATCCGAATGGTATTTCGACCAGCTTGCCGTTCGATATCCAGTATCGTTTCATCCGTACCATGCTCGGTTTCGAAAATGCCGAAATCGTCCGTCCCGGTTATGCCATCGAATACGACTTTTTCGATCCGCGCGATCTGAAGACGTCGCTGGAAACCAAGCACATGAATGCGCTGTTCTTCGCCGGCCAGATCAACGGCACCACCGGCTATGAAGAAGCGGCGGCGCAAGGCTTGATCGCCGGTTTGAACGCCGCGCGGCTGGCAAAAGGCCTGGAAAGCTGGTGCCCCGGCCGCGAGGAAGCTTATATCGGCGTGATGATCGACGATTTGATCACTCGTGGCACCGCCGAACCCTATCGAATGTTCACTAGTCGCGCCGAATACCGCTTGCAGTTGCGCGAAGATAACGCCGATCTGCGTCTGACCGAACAAGGCCGCGAATTGGGTTTGGTCGACGACGAGCGTTGGCACCGGTTCGAGGAAAAGCGCGAAGCGATTGCCAATCTGCAAGGCAAGCTGGCGAAAAAGTGGATCAGAGCCGAATCCGACGAAGCGGCGTTGGCCGAGCAGTATTGGGGCAAAAAGCTGTTCAAGGAAGCCAGCTTGATGGATATGCTGCGCCGGCCGGAAGTCGATATCGAAAACCTGTTAACCTTCAGCGACGAAACCGAAGTTGACGAGCAAGTTGCCGAGCAGGTGGCGATTCAGGCCAAATATGCCGGTTACATCGACCGTCAACAAACCGAAATCAGCCGTACCCAGCGTTATGAGCATTTGAAATTGCCGGAAAACGTCGATTACAGTCTGGTGTCCGGCCTGTCCAATGAAGTCAGCGAAAAACTGAAAAAACAGCGCCCGGAAACTCTGGGTCAGGCGTCGCGGATACCCGGCATCACACCGGCGGCGATTTCGTTGTTGTTGGTGCATCTGAAAAAGAAAAGCGCCTGA
- the ribA gene encoding GTP cyclohydrolase II, giving the protein MKATVEDKVQTRIPTEHGEFILHYYSNSLDDKEHVAFVKGDVAGKDDVPVRIHSECFTGDVLGSRRCDCGEQLDMALDMIDTAGYGVLIYLRQEGRGIGLLKKLQAYNLQDQGLDTVDANIKLGHLADERQYDIAALILDNLKVHSIELITNNPQKIDELTKLGVQVNNRIAIETRIHRDNLDYLKTKAERMRHMLSVPDRS; this is encoded by the coding sequence GTGAAAGCAACCGTAGAAGACAAAGTTCAAACCCGGATTCCGACCGAACACGGCGAATTCATCCTGCATTACTACAGCAACAGCCTGGACGACAAAGAACACGTGGCCTTCGTCAAAGGCGACGTAGCCGGCAAGGACGACGTGCCGGTTCGCATCCATTCCGAATGCTTTACCGGCGACGTGCTCGGCTCCCGCCGCTGCGACTGCGGCGAGCAGTTGGACATGGCATTGGACATGATCGACACGGCCGGCTACGGCGTGTTGATCTACCTGCGCCAGGAAGGCCGCGGCATCGGCCTGTTGAAAAAACTGCAAGCCTACAACCTGCAAGACCAAGGTCTGGATACCGTCGATGCCAACATCAAACTCGGCCATCTGGCCGACGAGCGCCAATACGACATCGCCGCGCTGATCCTGGACAACCTGAAGGTACATTCGATCGAGTTGATCACCAATAATCCGCAAAAAATCGACGAGCTGACCAAACTCGGCGTGCAAGTGAATAACCGGATTGCCATCGAAACCCGCATCCACCGCGACAACCTCGACTATCTGAAAACCAAGGCCGAACGCATGCGCCACATGTTGTCGGTACCCGACCGTTCCTGA
- a CDS encoding ATP-binding protein — translation MLDHLKLPAATLKLTIDLPADAAGPYSGILGQNRAQSALAFGIAMKAPGYNIFVMGDPGTGRLSMVSHHLTAYAEQQESPLSYAYVENFENPREPVAVELPSGEGHSFAKDIEKLIDNVLATFPAAFESPSYQQKKTAIERRFNQRYNAAIDLVDSKARAMGVALYRDNDSITFLPIRNNKALDEEQFTLLPEAERDAFHQHTEELEEYLGDVLLELPQWRRTLAEEIRQLDSDTIKLALEPLLAELTDKYQNVDDVITYLAEVEKNLSNTISDFLMPTRNPESREIIAKRQMLVEQYLPNILVDCKHDAAGAPVIYEPHPIYQNLFGRIEYISDQGTLITNYRRICPGSLHRANGGYLILDAEKILTYPFVWEGLKRALKAGKIEIESPYSELGINTITLKPEVIPLNVKVILVGTRDIYYLLEELDSEFNEMFRVLADFDDYIKRTPDSIGQFVQVMKQQARDAGAKPLTDGALVRLIEHSCRLAENQQRLSAHVNNCLEIIAEANLLGSQTGAAQIGKAEVELALAAREQRNGRIAEAILEEMLDGTILIDTDGEAIGKVNGLTVMDIGGSSFGAPARITTTVHPGSRGIVDIEREVELGQPIHSKGVMILTGYLGHCYAQQFPLAISASIAMEQSYGHIDGDSASLAELCCLISALTRTPIKQGFAMTGSINQYGEVQAIGGVNEKIEGFFELCAARGLTGRQAVIIPASNKRNLMLKREVIDAVEQGLFAIYAISSVDEALNLLTGQEAGAMNAEGQYPEGSVNFKAVARLKEISEITSDDDKETETG, via the coding sequence ATGTTAGATCACTTGAAACTGCCGGCCGCAACGCTGAAGCTGACGATCGACCTGCCGGCCGACGCCGCCGGCCCGTATAGCGGCATCCTCGGCCAAAACCGCGCCCAGTCGGCGCTGGCATTCGGCATCGCAATGAAGGCCCCCGGTTACAACATCTTCGTGATGGGCGATCCGGGAACCGGCCGGCTATCGATGGTCAGCCACCATCTGACCGCCTATGCCGAGCAGCAGGAATCGCCGCTATCCTATGCCTATGTCGAGAACTTCGAAAACCCGCGGGAACCGGTCGCCGTCGAACTGCCGTCCGGCGAAGGCCATAGTTTTGCGAAAGACATCGAAAAGCTGATCGACAACGTCTTGGCCACCTTTCCGGCCGCATTCGAAAGCCCCAGTTACCAGCAAAAGAAAACCGCGATCGAGCGCCGTTTCAACCAGCGCTACAACGCGGCGATCGATTTGGTCGACAGCAAAGCCAGAGCGATGGGCGTGGCCTTGTACCGCGACAACGACTCGATCACCTTCCTGCCCATCCGCAACAACAAGGCGCTGGACGAGGAGCAATTCACGCTGCTGCCGGAAGCCGAGCGCGACGCCTTCCACCAACACACCGAAGAACTGGAAGAATACTTGGGTGACGTGCTGCTGGAACTGCCGCAATGGCGGCGCACACTGGCCGAAGAAATCCGCCAACTGGATAGCGACACGATCAAACTGGCCCTGGAACCGCTACTGGCCGAACTGACCGACAAATACCAAAACGTCGACGACGTCATCACCTATCTGGCGGAAGTCGAGAAAAACCTGAGCAACACCATCAGCGATTTCCTGATGCCGACTCGCAATCCGGAAAGCCGGGAAATCATCGCCAAGCGCCAGATGCTGGTCGAACAATATCTGCCCAACATCCTGGTCGATTGCAAACACGACGCCGCCGGCGCACCGGTCATCTACGAACCGCACCCGATCTACCAAAACCTGTTCGGCCGCATCGAATATATCAGCGACCAAGGCACGCTGATCACCAACTACCGCCGCATTTGCCCCGGCTCGCTGCACCGGGCCAACGGCGGTTACCTGATCCTCGACGCCGAAAAAATACTGACCTATCCCTTCGTCTGGGAAGGCCTGAAACGGGCACTGAAAGCCGGCAAGATCGAGATCGAATCGCCGTATTCGGAATTGGGCATCAACACCATCACCTTGAAGCCGGAAGTAATCCCGCTCAACGTCAAAGTGATTTTGGTCGGCACTCGCGATATTTACTATCTGTTGGAAGAGCTGGATAGCGAATTCAACGAGATGTTCCGCGTCTTGGCCGACTTCGACGACTACATCAAACGCACGCCGGACAGCATCGGCCAATTCGTGCAGGTCATGAAACAACAGGCGCGCGATGCCGGCGCCAAACCGCTGACCGACGGCGCCCTGGTAAGACTGATCGAACACAGTTGCCGGCTGGCCGAAAATCAGCAACGGCTGTCGGCGCACGTCAACAACTGTCTGGAAATCATCGCCGAAGCCAACCTGCTGGGTAGCCAGACCGGCGCCGCGCAGATCGGCAAGGCCGAAGTCGAACTGGCGCTGGCCGCCCGCGAGCAACGCAACGGCCGCATCGCCGAAGCCATTCTGGAAGAAATGCTGGACGGCACGATTTTGATCGATACCGACGGCGAAGCCATCGGCAAGGTCAACGGCCTGACCGTGATGGACATCGGCGGTAGCAGCTTCGGCGCGCCGGCGCGGATCACCACCACGGTGCATCCCGGCTCGCGCGGCATCGTCGACATCGAACGCGAAGTCGAACTCGGTCAGCCGATCCATTCCAAGGGCGTGATGATTCTGACCGGCTACCTCGGCCACTGCTACGCCCAGCAATTTCCGCTGGCGATCTCGGCCAGCATCGCCATGGAGCAATCCTACGGCCACATCGACGGCGACAGCGCCTCGCTGGCCGAATTGTGCTGCCTGATCTCGGCACTGACCCGCACCCCGATCAAGCAGGGCTTTGCGATGACCGGCTCGATCAACCAATACGGCGAAGTGCAGGCCATCGGCGGCGTCAACGAAAAAATCGAAGGCTTCTTCGAACTCTGCGCCGCGCGCGGTTTGACCGGCCGACAGGCGGTAATCATTCCGGCCTCGAATAAACGCAACCTGATGCTGAAACGGGAAGTGATCGACGCGGTGGAACAAGGCTTGTTCGCGATTTACGCCATTTCCAGCGTCGACGAAGCCTTGAACCTGTTGACCGGGCAGGAAGCCGGCGCGATGAACGCCGAAGGCCAGTACCCGGAAGGCAGCGTCAACTTCAAAGCCGTCGCCCGGCTCAAGGAAATTTCCGAAATCACGTCCGACGACGACAAGGAAACCGAGACCGGTTAG